The following is a genomic window from Paenibacillus thiaminolyticus.
GGAATGCAGGAAGGAGTCATCATGCATACGGTATTCTATGAAAATGCCCCAGGCGGCTGGAACGAGGCGTTGCCGCTCGGCAACGGGCATTTCGGCGGAATGATGTTCTTCGAGGATAATAGGTTGACGCTGGCGATGAATCATTACGAGGTGTATTACCGGAAGCTTCACCGTTATAGCCAGGCGTATCGCTGCGGTGAGAGGCGATCGTACCGGAAGATGTACGGCCGCACTTACGAGGAACTGAAGGAACGGGCGCGCGAGATGTACCGCGATCCGGGCAGGAGCCGTTCTTCCTCTATGGCGATGCGCTGTCGGGCATAATCTGCATCGCCGCTACGGCAAGCCGGCCGGCGGCGTGTCTCATTATCCGACGGGGAGATCGCCCTGTTCCCATCCGCGGAGCTGGCAGACCCCGACCGCTATGTCCTGCAGCTTGATGTCGAGCAAGCATGTGTCCGGCTGCGGATCGAGCAAGGAGAGGACAAGCTGGAGGCCTGCACGATTATCGCCCAAGACGGGGACTATGTCCTGCGAGATTCGGCAGACGTCTCCATCGCTGCTGGAGGCGGTCTCACTATCCCTTCCGGTCCGGAGATATGCGGAGTTGGCCGCGGATTATTGGCGGGTCGATGACACGACCTTTTGCTATCAGGGCTCCTTCTATCCGGACGGCGAAGACCGTGGGGTGTATGAGCCGTTTTCTTTTCTCGTCATGACGAGGATCGCCGGAGCGCAGGGGATAGCGGACATAAGCGACGATGGAATGCGAATCCGCCTTGCGGCTGCCGAGCCGTCGGTGACGCTGCTGACGACCGTGGTGACCGGGGCGCCGGATCTGGAGGCCGTCGCCCTAGAGCGGCTGAATCGGGAGGCTGCGGGTCGAGCGGCTGAAGGAGCGCCATCGTGTACTGGACGCGCTTCTGGGAACGCTCCTCCGTCTCGCTCCCCGATCCGCTGCTGGAGGATCTGTGGCATATCAATCTGTATGCGATCGCCTGCAGCAGCGAAGGCGGGAGAATGGCCGAGCAGGCCTGCGGTCTGAACGGCCTGTGGGATATTAAGCAGCCGACCAAATGGGGCAGCATGTGGTATTGGGACGTCAATATTCAGGCGGCGTTCTGGCCGCTCTATACGACGAATCATCTGGAGATTGCCGAGGTGTTCCACGACGGGCTGCTGTCGTATGCCGATGAAGCGGAGCGGATGGCGCGGAATTTTACGGGCTGGACGGCATCGCGGGCGATTATCCGCATGCGCTGTACTACAGTATCTGGCCCTGGTGCGCGCAATTTTTGTGGGACTATTACCGCTACAGCATGGACCGGGAATTCTTGAAGGAGAAGGCGTATCCGCTGTTCAAGCGCATTCTGCGGTTCTGCGAAGGGATTGTGGAGGCGGACGGCGAGAGCGGTACATATGCCGTCTTCCCCGATATCTCGCCGGAGCAGGGACCGCTGACGCGGAATTCGGTCAGCACGCTGTCGACGGTGAAGCATCTGCTTCGCATCGCTGTTGAAGCGAATAGGCTGCTGGGCGAGGCGGAGGAGGATCGCCGCCGCTGGAGCGAGCTGGCGGAGCGGCTTGCCCCTTATCCGACGGGCGAGTCGAAGCGTTACGGCTCCGTGCTGCGCGATTCGGAATGGGCGCCCGCCGGCATGCCTCTGCGCCATCCCTCGCTGCTGATGCCGATCTATCCGATCGGCGAG
Proteins encoded in this region:
- a CDS encoding glycoside hydrolase N-terminal domain-containing protein, giving the protein GMQEGVIMHTVFYENAPGGWNEALPLGNGHFGGMMFFEDNRLTLAMNHYEVYYRKLHRYSQAYRCGERRSYRKMYGRTYEELKERAREMYRDPGRSRSSSMAMRCRA